Genomic segment of Candidatus Flexicrinis affinis:
GTCGCGGCGGCGGACTCGCTGCACATCCATCGGTCGACGCTCAATTATCGTCTGGGCCGGATCGCCGAGGTCACCGGCACGGAGTTGAGCGACCCGCGGCAACGACTCGCGCTGCATACGGCGATCGTGCTGATGCTGCTATTCGATCCCGACGATCTCGCCTAGCGTGCACCGATGCGCGAATACCTTGATGCCATTCTTGAGGCACACGGGCTAGGGCGGGCTGGTCACGTGACACGTCCGGCCGACGGGTGTAACAACCCGATCTACGTCATAGACGATCGTTATGTCGTTCGTTTTGACGGACTCTTCAGCGCCGACGAGACCGACCCCGAAATCACCACACGCTTTGCCGGCGAGGCGTGGGTGTATGAGACACTTCGCAAATTCGACCTGCCAGTGCCGGACGTGCTTGCACTGGACGACCGGCGGACAGTCGCGCCGATGCCGTACATGGTGATGACATACGTGCCCGGACGCGCGGCGATCGAGAGCACGGCGTTGACAGCCCGTCAGCGTCAGGCGGTGGCTCGCGACGTGGGGCAGTTTCTCGCACGGATGCACAACGCGATGTCGTTCGATCAATTCGGCAAGTGGCATCAACTGCAAGACGGGACGCACATGGCGGCATGGGCGGAATGGCCGACGTCCTTCCTAGAGCGTTACGTGGACTGGTCGGAAGAACTCGGCGGTGCGGCAAGCCCCGATCTGGTGCGCGATATGCGGGCATTGGTGAACGCCGCGCGACCGGCGTTCGAGCAGGTGACGCGGGGTGTTATCGCGCACCGCGACGGACACCCCGGAAACATGCTGCAAGTTGACGGACGGCTATCGGGTGTTGTCGACTTCGAGTGGTGGATGGCCGCCGATCCGGCGTGCGATTTCGCTGTGGACGACCAGTGGGAGCAGTTTGGAGCAGGGTGCGTCGATGCGCTGTACGAAGGCTACACGTCGATCCGCCCGCTGACGCCCGGCCATGCCGAAAAGTCCCGCGTTTATCACTTGCTGCGGGACTTCGACGACATTGTTACGCGATTTGCCGCCGGCGATCGTGCGGCTTCGCAGGCGGCGGCGCGAGATCTGCGCACTAAGCTCGGTTGATCGCGGCTCGGATTTCGCGGGCGGTCTCGCCGAAATCGGACGTAAACGCATCCTCCGGGTGGCGCGGGCGGCGGATCGTCACCGGAATGTCCGCGACGATCTGTCCGGGGCGGCGGCTCATCACCAGCACACGGTCGGCCAGCAGGGTCGCCTCAGTGATGTCGTGCGTAACCATCAACACCGTTTGCTGCTCCCTGCGCCACGCCCGCAGCAAGTCGAAGCTGACTTGCTCGCGGGTGAGCGCGTCGAGCGCGCCAAACGGCTCGTCGAGCAGCAGCACGTGCGGCCGCTGCGACAGCACCCGCCCCAGCGCGACACGCTGCGCCATGCCGCCGGACAGCCCGCCCGGGTACGAGTTCGCGAACTCCGTCAGGCCCAGCATTTCGAGCAAGGCGTCGACTGTCTCCAACCGGTTCGCGCGGTCGACGCCTGCCAGCTCGAGCGGGAGCGCCACGTTGTCGCGAACCGTCCGCCACGGCATCAGTGTCGCGTTCTGGAACATCAACCCGATGCGTGGAGACGGCCCGCGCACGGTGGTGCCCTCCAGCCGAACCGCGCCCGCAGTCGGTGCAAGCAGTCCGGCGATCACGTTGATGAGCGTGCTCTTGCCGCAGCCGCTCGGCCCGACGAGGCACACGAACTGCCCGGGCGGAATATCGAACGACAGCGGACCGAGGGCGGGCAGGGGCTCGCCGTTCGGCTGTGTGAAGGTCACCGATAAGCTGCGGATTTCGAGCACGATGTGCGCCTAGTTCTCCGGCGTGGCCGCGATTGGCGGAGCGACCTCGTAGTCGATGCCCATCGGGACGTAGCCGTTGGTGTACGCGCCGGTCACGTCGAAATCGGCGGGGACGCTGCCCATCAGGGCCATCACGTCGCGCGTATTGAGCCACACATCATCGTTGATGATCCCGGTCAGCGGATGATCCCACAGATCGATCGTCGCCAGCAGTACCTCGAACTGCGCGAGTTCGGCGGGTTCGAACGCCTCGCGCAGGGCGTCACGGACTTCGACGCGTTTCTCGGCGAATGCCTCGGGGGCAGGGAAGGTGGCGAGCAAAGCGTCGAACTCGGCGGCGTAACCCTCAAGCGCGCTGACGAGTGCCTGCGACTGAGGTAGGTTTTCGACATGGTTCAGGCTGTGCAGGTAGGCGCGGGCGGGGTTGGTCGCCGTGTCGAACACGCCCTGATCGAACGCGATCGTCACCATCCAAAGGAGGTCGCCCTCGTTCTCCACCACAGTTTCGTTGGTGACGATGCCGTTGGAGGCGATATTGGCGATGTCGGCCACTTCCAGAACGGTGATACCGGATACGTCTCCACATTCCCCGGCGTCGATCCGGCGCTGGATCTCGAGCGGTTCGTTGTTACTGTAGACGACCGCGGCGTCTACGCCACCGGCGCACAGGATGTCCGGCGCGACATAGCCGATCGACTCAAGCTGGAGATCCGCTTCGGTGAGACCGGCGCTGGCGAGCAGCGCGGTGAGTGCGGTGTAGTTGGCGCCGAACGGCCCGGGAATGCCGACGCGCAGGCCGGCCAAGTCGTCGGGCGAGTCCATTTCGACGCCGTCGCGGGCAACCACGGCGACCGGGTACTGCATGAACCATGCATAGACATAGACCACCGGGATGTCGGCGGCGCGCGCAAGCAGTACCTGCTCACCGCTGATCAGCCCGAACTTTGGCTCGCCCTGTGCGATCTGGATCACGCCGAGATTCTCGTCGCCGTGCTGAATCTGCAGATCGTAACCCGCCTCGGCGAAGTAGCCCTCTTCGATGGCGACGTACAGCGGCGCGAATTGAACGTTGGGGATGAACGAGGCAAAGAACGGCAGTGGCTGAAGCGGCACATCCTGCGCGGCTGAACCAAGCCCGGTCACGGCAAGCAAGAAGACGAGCAGTAGGCGAAAACGGGATGTCATGCGCAGCTCCTCACAATCGGTAGACTCATTCGAACTGCTGCCAACGCAGCAAGCGGCGTTCCATCATCGTCACAAGGCGGTACAAGCTGAGGGCCAGCGTGGCCAGCAGGATCACGGCGACGAACACGAGCGGGATATCGTACTGCGAGAGGCCCAGCCGCACGAGATGCCCCAGTCCGGCGCTGCCGTTGATCAACTCGCCGACGACGGCGCCGATCACGCTCAACGTCGCCGCGGTCTTCAACCCGGTGAGCAGCACCGGCATAGCCGCCGGCACCTCAAGCTTGACGAACATCTGCCGGCGGGTCGCCTGCGAGACGCGCATCAGATCGACCAGCGTCGGCGGCACGTTGCGAATTCCGACCACCGTGCTCATCAACATGGGGAAGAACACGATCAGCGCGCTGGTGATGGTCTTGCTGGTGATGCCAGGAAACCAGATGACCAGCAGCGGGGCATAGGCGACGACTGGCGTCGACTGAAGCGTGACGATGATCGGCGAAAGCACGTCGTCCAGCAGCGGGCTGTGGGCGATGACGTAGCCGAGCGCGACGGCGAACAGGACTCCGAACCCTAGCCCCGACAGGACCTCGACCACGGTCGTCCAGATGTGCGGCCACAGGCGGCCCGAGCCGAACCAATCGACGAACTCGGCCCACACGGCGGCCGGCGCAGGGAGTTGATAGCTGGGGAACGCTTTCGACATCACGAGCAGCTGCCACGCGATCAGCATCAGCCCGAGCGTGACGATCCCCGCGTAGCGGCGGATCGTGCGCGGGGCGACGCGGCGGCCATAGCGCACCGGGATGCGCGTCAGGCGGACGAGCGGAAGCGGGAACTGCATCAGAAAACCCCGTTCAATACGACCGGGGCCGAGTGGGGGAGAACCGCATGCCGCCGGAGACGGCCAACATCATACCATGCGCGCATGCGAACTGGCAGCACAAGAGCGCCGTGGTACGGTACGTCCGGCGTACAGCGACCTTCTCCCATCCGGACTGTAACCGTCGGCCCCGGACTTACACCGGATCAGCCGCCGCTTCCGGTGTCCCGAATGCAGCGGGTCGCGGGCTGGGGGACGCTTATGCCCCGTCACCGCCGGTAGGGAATTCCACCCTGCCCCGAAGGTCTGTCGATTGAGTCGATCATATCACGACAATGGCGCGGTGCGTACGAACGGTGCGCCGGAACTTATGAGACGTTTAGCGAGGACGCGGCTATACTGATCAACAGAGTGTGACGACGGTGCTTTGGAGAGGATTTGCCGATGCGACTCCGCGCGGTGATCGCGGTGCTGGTGTTGATCGCGGCGGGCTGCCAGTCCGGGTCCCAGACCCGCGAGCCGATCGGGACGGTGACGCGGCCGGAATTGGTCGGCCTGATCGACTGGGAACGGTCGCCGCTGGCGGTCGTGTTTCGCGCGGAGGTGACGGCGGCGGACGCCAACGCGTTCGAGCGCCGCAACGACGTGGCAGACTGCACGATCTACGGCGACAACCGCGTCGTGTACACGCCGCCCGGCGGGCTTGCCGGACCGGTCGTGTTCCAGTCCGTCAGCGACGAGGCGATCCGGGTCTTTGTCGAAGAACTCACGCTGATCTACCAGTTCTACAATCGAGGCAGCGGGTTGGATGCGCTGGCGCCGGAAGACCGTCCGCCGTTCATCGAGACACTGCTGCTGGTGGTCAACGGGCAAGCGCACCGGGCCGATGCGCTCGGCGCGCTGCCGGATGGCTACTATCGGGACGTGGCCGAACGCTGTCGTGCGGTCGCCGACTCACCGGCCGAGCTGATCCCGGCGGCAGGCTATGTGTCGGTGCGGCCGATCACGTATAACCCCGAGCGCTCCAGCGTCGAGTGGGAATTGCCCGGCGAACTGAATCTGGCCGCGCTGACCCCCGACGAACGGGTGTGGGTTAGCGGATCGGCGATGCAGGACCTGTGGCGGATGCTGCGGATCTACGGCTCGGACGTACAGATCACGCAGGGTGAAGCGACGCTGCAAGCCGCCGTCGAGGTGCCGGGCGTGACGCGCTTCTCTCCGCCGCGGCCGTGAGTGCTGCGCCGACCATGCGTGTATAAGTGGACTGCTGCGACTTTTTGACATAAGGACGAATGCGATGAAGGTGCTGGTCACAGGCGGGGCAGGGTATATCGGGAGCCATGTCGTTTACCGGCTGATCGAGCGCCGGCACGACGTGACCGTGTTCGACAACTTGAGCGCCGGGCACCGGCAGGCGGTACATCCGCAGGCCACGTTCGTGCAGGGCGACCTGCTCGACATGGCCGAGTTGACGGCGACGTTCGACGCCAACCGGCGCGACGGCGCGCCCCCGTTCGACGGCGTGCTGCACTTCGCCTCGCACATTCAGGTCGGGGAGTCGATGCGCGATCCGTTCAAATACCTGCGCGACAACGTCAACGCGATCACCAATCTGCTCGAAGCGTGCATGACGACCGGCGTCGACCGCTTCATCCTGTCCTCGACGGCCAACCTGTATGACGCGCCCAAGCGCATCCCCATCACCGAGGACGAGGCGCTGATCCCCGGCAGCGTGTACGGCGAGACCAAGTACATCGGCGAGCGCTACCTCATGTGGATGGAACGCATCTACGGCCTGAAGTACTGCTGCCTGCGCTACTTCAACGCCAGCGGCGCGCACCCCGACGGCATCATCGGCGAGGACCACCGCCCGGAGACGCATCTGATTCCGCTGGTGCTTCAGGTTGCGCTCGGCCAGCGCCCGCACGTCGACGTGTATGGCACCGACTACGACACGCCGGACGGCACGGCGATCCGCGATTATGTGCACGTGACCGATTTGGCCGACGCGCACATTCTGGCGCTGGAGGCGCTCAAGGACGGCAAGAGCCGGGTGTACAACCTCGGCAGCGGGAGCGGCTATTCGGTGCTGGAGGTGATCGAGTCGGTGCGCCGCGTGACCGGCCACCCGATCCCGGTCAAGGACGCGCCGCGCCGGGCGGGGGATTTACCGCGTTTGGTGGCGGACAGCACGCGCATTAGCGCCGAGCTGGGCTGGGAGCCGATGTACGACACGCTCGACCGCATCGTCGAAACGGCCTGGGCGTGGCACCGGGATCATCCGGACGGGTATGGGGGGTAGGGGGACCAGAGTAAGGGGAGTCTGTACCAAGCTAGTACGTGGCCGGCAACTCGCTGTTACTAAATGAACAGCCGGTAATCGTAGGGTGGTGAGCCGAATCGCTCGAGCAGAAGACCGATTCGTGAAATCATTCCGGCAGTCTCTATTGTGGCTGGCAATTTGCTATACAGATCCATGTTGTTCCAATTCATCTTCGTAAGTCCAAGGATCTCTTGGGCCAACACGGCTAACGATGACGATCCCGCGTGTCTCGTTACTTGCAACGGGGTGGGAATGT
This window contains:
- a CDS encoding phosphotransferase; this encodes MREYLDAILEAHGLGRAGHVTRPADGCNNPIYVIDDRYVVRFDGLFSADETDPEITTRFAGEAWVYETLRKFDLPVPDVLALDDRRTVAPMPYMVMTYVPGRAAIESTALTARQRQAVARDVGQFLARMHNAMSFDQFGKWHQLQDGTHMAAWAEWPTSFLERYVDWSEELGGAASPDLVRDMRALVNAARPAFEQVTRGVIAHRDGHPGNMLQVDGRLSGVVDFEWWMAADPACDFAVDDQWEQFGAGCVDALYEGYTSIRPLTPGHAEKSRVYHLLRDFDDIVTRFAAGDRAASQAAARDLRTKLG
- a CDS encoding ABC transporter ATP-binding protein translates to MLEIRSLSVTFTQPNGEPLPALGPLSFDIPPGQFVCLVGPSGCGKSTLINVIAGLLAPTAGAVRLEGTTVRGPSPRIGLMFQNATLMPWRTVRDNVALPLELAGVDRANRLETVDALLEMLGLTEFANSYPGGLSGGMAQRVALGRVLSQRPHVLLLDEPFGALDALTREQVSFDLLRAWRREQQTVLMVTHDITEATLLADRVLVMSRRPGQIVADIPVTIRRPRHPEDAFTSDFGETAREIRAAINRA
- a CDS encoding ABC transporter substrate-binding protein gives rise to the protein MTSRFRLLLVFLLAVTGLGSAAQDVPLQPLPFFASFIPNVQFAPLYVAIEEGYFAEAGYDLQIQHGDENLGVIQIAQGEPKFGLISGEQVLLARAADIPVVYVYAWFMQYPVAVVARDGVEMDSPDDLAGLRVGIPGPFGANYTALTALLASAGLTEADLQLESIGYVAPDILCAGGVDAAVVYSNNEPLEIQRRIDAGECGDVSGITVLEVADIANIASNGIVTNETVVENEGDLLWMVTIAFDQGVFDTATNPARAYLHSLNHVENLPQSQALVSALEGYAAEFDALLATFPAPEAFAEKRVEVRDALREAFEPAELAQFEVLLATIDLWDHPLTGIINDDVWLNTRDVMALMGSVPADFDVTGAYTNGYVPMGIDYEVAPPIAATPEN
- a CDS encoding ABC transporter permease; amino-acid sequence: MQFPLPLVRLTRIPVRYGRRVAPRTIRRYAGIVTLGLMLIAWQLLVMSKAFPSYQLPAPAAVWAEFVDWFGSGRLWPHIWTTVVEVLSGLGFGVLFAVALGYVIAHSPLLDDVLSPIIVTLQSTPVVAYAPLLVIWFPGITSKTITSALIVFFPMLMSTVVGIRNVPPTLVDLMRVSQATRRQMFVKLEVPAAMPVLLTGLKTAATLSVIGAVVGELINGSAGLGHLVRLGLSQYDIPLVFVAVILLATLALSLYRLVTMMERRLLRWQQFE
- the galE gene encoding UDP-glucose 4-epimerase GalE — encoded protein: MKVLVTGGAGYIGSHVVYRLIERRHDVTVFDNLSAGHRQAVHPQATFVQGDLLDMAELTATFDANRRDGAPPFDGVLHFASHIQVGESMRDPFKYLRDNVNAITNLLEACMTTGVDRFILSSTANLYDAPKRIPITEDEALIPGSVYGETKYIGERYLMWMERIYGLKYCCLRYFNASGAHPDGIIGEDHRPETHLIPLVLQVALGQRPHVDVYGTDYDTPDGTAIRDYVHVTDLADAHILALEALKDGKSRVYNLGSGSGYSVLEVIESVRRVTGHPIPVKDAPRRAGDLPRLVADSTRISAELGWEPMYDTLDRIVETAWAWHRDHPDGYGG